Proteins encoded by one window of Mycolicibacterium cosmeticum:
- a CDS encoding cation-translocating P-type ATPase, with product MTTVISGLSDTEVAQRVADGHTNDVPTRAARSVSEIVRANVFTRINAILGVLFAIVLATGSVINGLFGLLIVANSAIGIIQELRAKQTLDRLAIVGQTKPLVRRQSGTRELAPNEVVLDDIIELGPGDQIIVDGEVLEETNLEVDESLLTGEADPIQKDAGDHVMSGSFVVAGSGAYRATKVGREAYAAKLAEEASKFTLVKSELRSGINKILQFITYLLWPAGALIIYTQLFTTDVGWRESVLRMVGALVPMVPEGLVLMTSIAFAVGVVRLGRRQCLVQELPAIEGLARVDVVCADKTGTLTENGMRVSDLKSLNAGGQERSDRGIGTEDVAAVLAQLAADDARPNASMAAIAEAYKMPPGWIQTASAPFKSATKWSGASYGAHGNWVIGAPDVLLDPVSAEAEQAERIGAQGLRVLLLGSSDRSVDAVDAPGTVTPVALVVLEQRVRPDARDTLDYFASQKVSVKVISGDNAVSVGAVAGTLGLHGETLDARRLPQEPDQLADALDEYTTFGRVRPDQKRAMVHALQSRGHTVAMTGDGVNDVLALKDADIGVAMGSGSSASRAVAQIVLLDNKFATLPYVVGEGRRVIGNIERVSNLFLTKTVYSVLLAALVGIGGLSAKIFGSDPLLYPFQPIHVTIAAWFTIGIPAFILSLAPNNERAHSGFVRRVMTSALPNGVVVGVATFVCYLLAYQGRNATPAEQTQASTAALITLLVGAVWVLAVVARPYQWWRVALVVVSALAYVVIFALPLAQEKFMLDPSNAALTSMALGIGVVAATVVEVLWWVQGRLSGEPRKLWR from the coding sequence ATGACGACAGTCATCAGCGGCCTCTCCGACACCGAGGTCGCCCAGCGGGTGGCTGACGGGCACACCAACGACGTGCCCACCCGCGCCGCGCGCAGCGTGTCGGAGATCGTGCGCGCCAACGTGTTCACCCGCATCAACGCGATTCTCGGCGTGCTGTTCGCCATCGTGCTGGCCACCGGCTCGGTGATCAACGGCTTGTTCGGCTTGCTGATCGTCGCGAACTCGGCCATCGGCATCATCCAGGAACTGCGCGCCAAGCAGACCCTGGACCGGCTGGCGATCGTCGGGCAGACGAAACCGTTGGTGCGCAGGCAATCCGGCACCAGAGAACTCGCCCCCAACGAGGTCGTGCTCGACGACATCATCGAACTGGGCCCCGGGGACCAGATCATCGTCGACGGGGAGGTGCTGGAGGAGACCAACCTCGAGGTGGACGAGTCGCTGCTCACCGGCGAAGCCGACCCCATCCAGAAAGATGCCGGCGATCACGTCATGTCCGGCAGTTTCGTGGTGGCCGGCAGCGGGGCCTACCGGGCCACCAAGGTGGGGCGCGAGGCTTACGCGGCCAAACTGGCCGAGGAGGCCAGCAAGTTCACCCTGGTCAAATCCGAATTGCGCAGCGGTATCAACAAGATCCTGCAGTTCATCACCTACCTGCTGTGGCCTGCCGGCGCGCTGATCATCTACACGCAGCTATTCACCACCGACGTCGGTTGGCGGGAATCGGTGCTGCGCATGGTCGGGGCGCTGGTGCCGATGGTCCCCGAGGGCCTGGTGCTGATGACCTCGATCGCGTTCGCCGTGGGCGTGGTGCGGCTGGGCCGCCGGCAGTGCCTGGTGCAAGAGCTGCCCGCCATCGAGGGCCTGGCCCGCGTCGACGTGGTGTGCGCCGACAAGACCGGCACGCTGACCGAGAACGGTATGCGGGTCAGCGATCTCAAGTCTTTGAACGCCGGCGGGCAAGAGCGCAGCGACCGGGGGATTGGCACAGAGGATGTGGCCGCGGTGCTGGCCCAGCTGGCCGCCGACGACGCCCGCCCCAACGCCAGCATGGCCGCCATCGCCGAGGCCTACAAGATGCCGCCGGGCTGGATTCAGACCGCGTCGGCCCCGTTCAAGTCCGCCACCAAGTGGAGCGGTGCCTCCTACGGCGCACACGGCAACTGGGTGATCGGCGCCCCCGACGTGCTGCTCGATCCGGTGTCCGCCGAAGCCGAACAAGCCGAACGGATCGGGGCGCAAGGCCTGCGGGTGCTGCTGCTCGGGTCCTCGGACCGGTCCGTCGACGCGGTGGATGCCCCCGGCACCGTCACCCCCGTCGCGTTGGTCGTGCTGGAACAACGGGTCCGGCCCGACGCCCGGGACACGCTGGATTACTTTGCCTCGCAGAAGGTCTCGGTGAAGGTGATCTCCGGCGACAACGCGGTGTCGGTCGGTGCGGTGGCCGGCACGCTGGGCCTGCACGGGGAAACCCTCGATGCCCGCCGGTTGCCCCAGGAACCGGATCAACTGGCCGACGCCCTGGACGAATACACCACCTTCGGCCGGGTCCGCCCCGACCAGAAGCGCGCCATGGTGCACGCCCTGCAGTCGCGCGGGCACACCGTCGCGATGACCGGTGACGGTGTCAACGACGTGCTCGCACTCAAGGACGCCGATATCGGCGTGGCCATGGGATCGGGCAGTTCGGCCTCACGCGCGGTGGCGCAGATCGTGTTGCTGGACAACAAGTTCGCCACCCTGCCCTACGTGGTCGGCGAGGGCCGGCGGGTGATCGGCAATATCGAACGGGTCTCCAACCTGTTCCTCACCAAGACGGTGTACTCGGTGCTGCTGGCGGCGCTGGTGGGCATTGGCGGGCTGTCGGCCAAGATCTTCGGCTCCGATCCGCTGCTGTACCCGTTCCAGCCGATCCACGTCACCATCGCCGCCTGGTTCACCATCGGCATCCCGGCGTTCATCCTGTCGCTGGCGCCCAACAACGAGCGGGCCCATTCCGGCTTCGTCCGCCGGGTGATGACCTCGGCGCTGCCCAACGGCGTCGTCGTCGGGGTGGCCACCTTCGTCTGCTACCTGCTGGCGTATCAGGGCCGCAATGCCACGCCCGCCGAGCAGACCCAGGCGTCCACGGCCGCGCTGATCACCCTGCTGGTGGGAGCGGTGTGGGTGCTGGCCGTGGTGGCCCGCCCCTATCAGTGGTGGCGGGTGGCGCTGGTGGTGGTGTCCGCGCTGGCCTACGTGGTCATCTTCGCGCTCCCGCTGGCCCAGGAGAAGTTCATGCTTGATCCCAGCAATGCCGCGCTGACGTCGATGGCGCTGGGTATCGGTGTGGTGGCGGCCACGGTGGTCGAGGTGTTGTGGTGGGTTCAGGGCCGACTGTCCGGCGAGCCCCGCAAACTGTGGCGATAA
- a CDS encoding antitoxin: MSFLDKAKNLIAENADKVDAAIDKVGDIVDEKTGDKYQGIVDKAQEAAKNAAHNIDPTPQA; encoded by the coding sequence ATGAGTTTTCTGGACAAGGCGAAGAACCTGATCGCCGAGAACGCGGACAAGGTGGACGCCGCGATCGACAAGGTCGGCGACATCGTGGACGAGAAGACCGGCGACAAGTACCAGGGCATCGTGGACAAGGCGCAGGAAGCGGCCAAGAACGCGGCGCACAACATCGACCCCACCCCCCAGGCGTAG
- a CDS encoding type II toxin-antitoxin system Rv0910 family toxin, giving the protein MAKLSVSIDVPLAPEKAWEAASDLSRFKEWLSIHRVWRSPLPDTLEKGTRIDSIVEVKGMANRVNWTIVNYKPPESMTLNGDGKGGVKVKLIARVKPVTDGSAVQLDIHLGGPALFGPIGMVVAASLRSDIQESLNQFKVLFS; this is encoded by the coding sequence ATGGCCAAGCTATCCGTTTCCATCGATGTCCCGCTGGCCCCGGAAAAGGCGTGGGAAGCCGCGTCGGATCTGTCCCGGTTCAAGGAATGGCTGAGCATCCACCGGGTGTGGCGCTCGCCGCTGCCCGACACCCTGGAAAAAGGCACCCGGATCGACTCGATCGTCGAGGTCAAGGGCATGGCCAACCGGGTGAACTGGACGATCGTGAACTACAAGCCGCCGGAGTCGATGACCCTCAACGGGGACGGCAAGGGTGGGGTGAAGGTCAAGCTGATCGCCAGGGTGAAGCCGGTGACCGACGGGTCGGCGGTGCAGTTGGACATCCACCTGGGCGGGCCGGCGTTGTTCGGGCCGATCGGCATGGTGGTGGCCGCCTCGCTGCGCTCCGATATTCAGGAGTCGCTGAACCAGTTCAAGGTGCTGTTCTCCTAG